The proteins below are encoded in one region of Clostridium pasteurianum DSM 525 = ATCC 6013:
- the rpoD gene encoding RNA polymerase sigma factor RpoD — protein sequence MKENKQVQVKTRGTNKETDLKTQSEKMQFVKKLVDKGRKKGNLTYKEIMDELENIDLSPEQIEKVYEVLETMGIDIIGDIQDIEVEEEELDLSVPEGIAIDDPVRMYLKEIGKVPLLAPDEEINLAQRIEDGDQVAKKKLAEANLRLVVSIAKRYVGRGMQFLDLIQEGNLGLIKAVEKFDYRKGYKFSTYATWWIRQAITRAIADQARTIRIPVHMVETINKLIRVSRQLLQELGREPQAEEIAKIMEMPVDKVREIMKIAQEPVSLETPIGEEEDSHLGDFIPDDEAPAPAEAAAFTMLKEQLINVLDTLTPREEKVLRLRFGLDDGRARTLEEVGKEFNVTRERIRQIEAKALRKLRHPSRSKKLKDYLD from the coding sequence ATGAAGGAAAATAAGCAAGTTCAAGTTAAAACTAGAGGTACAAATAAAGAGACGGATTTAAAAACTCAAAGTGAGAAAATGCAATTTGTAAAAAAACTTGTGGATAAGGGCAGGAAAAAAGGAAATTTAACTTATAAAGAGATAATGGATGAATTAGAGAATATAGATTTGAGTCCAGAACAAATTGAAAAAGTATATGAAGTTCTAGAGACAATGGGTATTGATATTATTGGAGATATTCAGGATATAGAAGTTGAAGAAGAGGAATTAGATTTATCTGTACCTGAAGGAATAGCTATAGATGATCCTGTTAGAATGTATCTTAAAGAGATTGGTAAAGTACCATTATTGGCTCCAGATGAAGAAATTAATCTTGCTCAGAGAATAGAAGATGGAGATCAGGTGGCAAAGAAAAAACTGGCAGAAGCAAATTTGAGACTTGTGGTAAGTATAGCAAAGAGATATGTGGGCAGGGGAATGCAATTTTTGGATTTAATACAGGAAGGAAATCTTGGACTTATAAAGGCTGTAGAAAAATTTGACTATAGAAAGGGGTATAAATTCAGTACTTATGCCACTTGGTGGATTAGGCAGGCCATTACAAGAGCTATAGCGGATCAGGCCAGAACCATAAGAATACCAGTGCACATGGTAGAAACTATTAATAAGTTAATAAGAGTTTCAAGACAATTACTTCAAGAGCTGGGTAGAGAACCTCAGGCAGAAGAAATTGCTAAGATTATGGAAATGCCTGTGGATAAAGTAAGAGAGATAATGAAAATAGCTCAGGAACCAGTTTCACTTGAAACCCCTATAGGTGAAGAAGAAGATAGCCATCTTGGCGATTTTATTCCAGATGATGAGGCACCGGCACCAGCAGAAGCAGCAGCTTTTACAATGCTTAAAGAACAGCTTATAAATGTACTTGATACATTAACTCCTCGTGAAGAAAAAGTACTTAGATTGAGATTTGGATTGGATGACGGAAGAGCTAGAACTCTTGAAGAAGTTGGAAAAGAATTCAATGTTACAAGAGAGAGGATACGACAAATAGAAGCAAAGGCTCTTAGAAAGTTAAGACATCCAAGCAGAAGTAAAAAGTTGAAAGATTATTTGGATTAA
- the dnaG gene encoding DNA primase: MIPEDVIEKIKYENDIVDVISDTVKLKKSGRNYMGLCPFHNEKSPSFSVSEDKQIYKCFGCGEAGNVITFVMKTKSLSFIDAVKLLAERIHLDLDYLEKGNNKKKDTNDKLLKLNVDAARFFFSNLNSNKKAKNYFINRGILESTIRSFGLGYALDDWHGIMNFLKRKGYSDLDLLNAGLIIKNEKGNKYDRFRNRVMFPVFDYKGKVIGFGGRVLDDSKPKYLNSPETALFKKGINLYGLNFVLKNDNKRTIIIVEGYMDCITLHQYGINNTVASLGTALTVNQAKLLKRYADNIIISYDADTAGQKATLRGLKILRDVGLNVKVLIVPKGKDPDEFIRNNGKEAFEELIKNSMNLIDYRIKKAGENVNFRNNREIPAYIKKIADILIDLDPIEKDVYIKRVSEETGIKEQAIYDLLSEERHKSTNYLQNMNNIGDYGQKLYLEPAYIKAERLLLKLMNSNEEAYNYIVKKLDPDNLNLESHKKIFNLIAENKLLDLESRNKIIEIKCDDAKSSSEWINICEEKFANNDCNIEELIDDYIFNIKKFKLEESKKEIMKKIKYYETNGMIEKSLKMVKELNHIQEEINSLL, translated from the coding sequence GTGATACCTGAAGATGTTATAGAAAAAATTAAATATGAAAATGATATTGTAGATGTAATATCTGATACGGTTAAACTTAAAAAAAGTGGTAGAAATTATATGGGACTTTGCCCTTTTCATAATGAAAAGTCTCCTTCATTTAGTGTGTCCGAAGATAAGCAGATATATAAATGTTTTGGATGCGGTGAAGCAGGTAATGTAATTACATTTGTCATGAAGACAAAAAGTTTATCATTTATAGATGCAGTAAAGCTACTTGCAGAAAGAATTCATTTGGATTTAGATTATTTAGAAAAGGGTAACAATAAAAAAAAAGATACAAATGATAAACTTTTAAAATTGAATGTAGACGCTGCAAGATTCTTTTTTTCCAATCTAAACTCAAATAAAAAAGCAAAAAATTATTTTATAAATAGAGGTATATTAGAGAGTACCATAAGGAGTTTTGGATTAGGATATGCATTAGATGATTGGCATGGTATAATGAATTTTCTAAAGAGAAAAGGCTATTCTGATTTAGATCTATTAAATGCTGGATTAATAATAAAAAATGAAAAGGGAAATAAGTATGATAGATTTAGAAATAGAGTTATGTTCCCGGTATTTGATTATAAAGGTAAGGTTATTGGCTTTGGAGGAAGGGTTTTAGATGATTCAAAACCAAAATATTTAAATTCGCCAGAAACTGCCTTGTTTAAAAAAGGAATAAACCTATATGGACTGAACTTTGTATTAAAAAATGATAATAAAAGAACGATTATAATTGTTGAGGGATATATGGATTGTATAACTCTACATCAATATGGAATTAATAACACTGTGGCATCACTTGGAACTGCGCTTACAGTAAATCAAGCAAAACTTTTGAAAAGATATGCTGATAATATAATAATATCCTATGATGCAGATACTGCTGGTCAAAAGGCTACCTTAAGAGGATTGAAAATATTAAGGGATGTGGGACTTAATGTAAAAGTATTAATAGTTCCTAAAGGAAAAGATCCTGACGAATTTATAAGAAACAATGGGAAAGAAGCTTTTGAAGAACTTATAAAGAATTCAATGAATCTAATAGATTACAGAATTAAGAAAGCAGGAGAAAATGTTAATTTTAGAAACAATAGGGAAATACCTGCCTATATAAAGAAAATAGCTGATATTTTAATTGATCTTGATCCAATTGAAAAGGATGTTTATATTAAAAGAGTTTCAGAAGAAACAGGTATAAAAGAACAAGCAATTTATGACCTTTTAAGTGAAGAAAGACATAAAAGCACTAATTATTTACAAAACATGAATAATATAGGCGATTACGGACAAAAATTATATTTAGAGCCTGCTTATATTAAAGCGGAAAGACTTCTATTAAAACTTATGAATTCAAATGAAGAAGCTTATAATTATATTGTAAAAAAGCTGGATCCCGACAATTTAAACTTAGAAAGTCATAAAAAGATTTTTAATTTGATAGCTGAAAATAAGTTATTAGATCTAGAGAGTAGAAATAAAATTATAGAAATAAAATGCGATGATGCAAAGAGCTCATCTGAATGGATAAATATCTGTGAAGAGAAATTTGCTAATAATGACTGTAATATAGAAGAACTTATTGATGATTATATATTTAATATAAAAAAATTTAAATTAGAGGAGTCAAAAAAAGAAATAATGAAGAAAATAAAATATTATGAGACAAATGGAATGATTGAAAAATCCTTGAAAATGGTAAAAGAACTAAATCATATTCAGGAAGAAATAAATAGTTTACTATAA
- a CDS encoding deoxyguanosinetriphosphate triphosphohydrolase, whose amino-acid sequence MHIREIIEEKEKKLMNAHGTISLNTIGRQRAEELDEIRTCFMVDRDRIIHSKSFRRLKHKTQVFIKTFGDHYRTRLTHTVEVSQIARTIGRGIGLNEDLIEAISLGHDIGHVAFAHNGEEVLNELLPKGFSHNVNSIRVLTKLENQGKGLNLTKEVLDGVLNHSGLSDKVNKAFTLEGQVVRYSDKIAYVNHDIDDSIRAGVLREEELPKEYIEVLGVNCSNRINTLVKDCIYNTLKNIEKNKIEVSLSGDIERALLGLRSFMFKNVYSGSKLKIERDKAKFILEQVFLYFLKNQKELPKFYRNIVEEEGLYQGVADYISGMSDDYCLLTFNEKYVPKLVVY is encoded by the coding sequence ATGCATATAAGAGAGATAATTGAGGAAAAAGAAAAAAAATTAATGAATGCTCATGGTACTATCTCTCTAAATACAATAGGGAGACAAAGGGCAGAAGAATTAGACGAAATAAGAACTTGCTTCATGGTTGACAGGGATAGAATAATTCATAGTAAATCCTTCAGAAGATTAAAACACAAAACTCAGGTCTTTATAAAAACATTTGGTGACCATTATAGAACAAGACTTACTCATACTGTAGAAGTATCGCAGATTGCAAGAACTATAGGCAGAGGCATAGGATTAAATGAAGATCTCATAGAAGCTATTTCATTAGGACATGATATAGGGCATGTAGCTTTTGCTCATAATGGGGAAGAGGTTCTAAATGAACTGCTTCCAAAAGGATTTAGTCACAATGTAAACAGTATAAGAGTTCTTACTAAACTTGAAAATCAGGGTAAAGGCTTAAATTTAACTAAAGAGGTTTTAGATGGAGTACTTAATCATAGCGGATTATCTGATAAAGTGAATAAAGCCTTTACTTTAGAAGGTCAAGTAGTTAGATATAGTGACAAAATTGCCTATGTAAATCATGATATAGATGATTCTATAAGAGCAGGAGTTCTGAGGGAAGAAGAACTGCCAAAAGAATATATTGAAGTCTTAGGAGTTAATTGCAGTAATAGAATAAATACTTTAGTAAAAGATTGTATATATAATACTCTTAAAAATATTGAAAAAAATAAGATAGAAGTAAGCCTTAGTGGGGATATAGAAAGAGCTCTTTTAGGACTTAGAAGTTTTATGTTTAAAAATGTATACAGCGGCAGTAAACTTAAAATTGAAAGAGATAAAGCTAAGTTTATATTGGAACAGGTATTTCTTTATTTTTTAAAGAATCAGAAGGAACTTCCAAAATTTTATAGAAATATAGTAGAGGAAGAAGGACTCTATCAGGGAGTTGCTGATTATATATCAGGGATGAGTGATGATTATTGTCTATTGACTTTTAATGAAAAATATGTACCCAAATTAGTAGTTTATTAA
- a CDS encoding CotS family spore coat protein, with amino-acid sequence MPQSAVKYILLSEDKLKKFILSEYNLENAYINQIKFKDTDKQRAVYKVEYNSKSYCLKKVYYTVEELLFVYSSIEWLYRFNLNVPKILSTKSGGRFVIYNDMIFILTPWIEGEKCNYDNTSHIIKSAKTLAKVHKYTENFFPIEGSNLRLGYENIYSSMNKHFHQLLNYSNLAFEYQDIFSNIFISHFDICINLAKISNDVASHINTSNMRKSLCHLDFVNKNIIFDNKQNVWIIDFDKCKLDYCAHDISYFLRRFLKRENTNWDLNLLIDCIHEYEKIIPLTVDDYRYILSYISFPQKYWKLSRDYYNNIEKCNKSSFITLLSKTVKHTEKQLEMIYGFKNFIEENYLL; translated from the coding sequence ATGCCTCAATCGGCTGTAAAATATATTTTATTATCTGAAGATAAATTAAAAAAGTTTATACTAAGTGAATATAATTTGGAAAATGCTTATATTAACCAGATTAAATTTAAAGATACCGATAAGCAAAGAGCTGTGTATAAAGTAGAATATAACTCCAAATCTTACTGTTTAAAAAAAGTCTACTATACCGTAGAAGAACTTCTATTTGTATATTCTAGTATTGAATGGCTCTACCGATTTAATTTAAATGTTCCAAAAATACTTTCTACAAAATCAGGTGGAAGATTTGTAATTTATAATGATATGATTTTTATATTAACTCCCTGGATAGAAGGTGAAAAATGTAATTATGACAATACTTCTCATATAATCAAGTCAGCTAAAACTTTGGCCAAGGTCCATAAGTATACAGAAAACTTTTTCCCCATAGAGGGAAGTAACTTAAGGCTTGGGTACGAGAACATATATTCATCTATGAATAAGCACTTTCATCAATTACTTAATTACTCAAATTTAGCCTTTGAATATCAGGATATTTTTTCTAATATATTCATTAGTCATTTTGACATATGTATTAATCTAGCTAAAATATCTAATGATGTAGCCTCACATATAAATACTAGCAATATGAGAAAATCCCTTTGTCATCTAGACTTCGTAAATAAAAATATAATCTTCGACAATAAACAAAATGTTTGGATAATTGATTTTGATAAATGCAAACTGGATTATTGTGCTCATGACATTTCATATTTTCTTAGAAGATTTTTAAAACGTGAAAATACAAATTGGGATTTAAATCTTCTAATAGATTGTATACATGAATATGAAAAAATTATACCCTTAACTGTAGATGACTATAGATATATTCTATCTTATATAAGTTTTCCTCAAAAGTATTGGAAACTTTCAAGGGACTATTATAATAACATAGAAAAATGCAACAAATCTTCTTTTATAACATTATTGTCGAAAACTGTTAAGCACACCGAAAAACAGTTAGAAATGATATATGGGTTCAAAAATTTTATTGAGGAAAATTACTTATTATAA
- the ppdK gene encoding pyruvate, phosphate dikinase, which yields MENKKYVYLFSEGNAKMRNLLGGKGANLAEMTRLGIPVPQGFTVSTDACLKYYKNGEKISEDIIEQINNSIEDLEKITGKHFGISDNPLLLSVRSGARVSMPGMMDTILNLGLNDVTVEKIAALTKNPRFAYDSYRRFIQMFSDVVMGIEKRKFEDLIDKAKGEKEVKYDIELDENDLKKLALGFKKLYEREIGKPFPDNPKEQLIESITAVFRSWNNPRAIVYRRLNDIPGEWGTAVNVQAMVFGNMGSNSGTGVAFTRNPATGENKIFGEYLINAQGEDVVAGIRTPEPIAKLKEDLPECYEEFINTAHRLENHYRDMQDMEFTIEQGKLYFLQTRNGKRTAQSALKIAVDMVNERAITKEQAILKVEPRQLETLLHPAFDAEDIKKAKVIAKGLPASPGAACGKVYFTAEEAKKHHEKGEKVILVRLETSPEDIEGMVAAEGILTIRGGMTSHAAVVARGMGTCCVAGCGSISIDEEKKVFKVQGKEYIEGDYISLDGSTGNVYGGAVKTTLPAVSGNFEIFMKWADGIKKLQVRTNADTPKDAKEAIKFGAKGIGLCRTEHMFFEVDRIPAVREMIVASTVEQRKRALDKLLPMQREDFIGIYEAMEGNPVTVRFLDPPLHEFLPSEEMDIENLSKEMNIDLQDLKATITSLHEFNPMMGHRGCRLSVSYPEIAEMQTRAVIEAALYVNKTKKLNIIPEIMIPLVGEIKELKFVKDIVVKTAEEIINKSGEELKYQVGTMIEIPRAALTADEIAKEAEFFSFGTNDLTQMTFGFSRDDAGKFLSYYYDNKIYEFDPFEKLDQIGVGKLIKMAVELGKKTRPDIHLGICGEHGGDPSSVEFCHNVGLDYVSCSPFRVPLARLAAAQAQVKNPR from the coding sequence ATGGAGAATAAAAAGTATGTATATCTTTTTAGTGAGGGAAACGCTAAAATGCGAAACTTATTAGGAGGAAAAGGTGCAAACTTGGCAGAAATGACTAGACTGGGGATACCAGTTCCTCAAGGTTTCACTGTTAGTACAGATGCTTGTTTGAAATATTATAAAAATGGGGAAAAAATATCAGAAGATATTATAGAACAGATAAATAATTCCATAGAAGATTTGGAAAAGATAACTGGAAAACATTTTGGCATCTCAGACAATCCATTACTTCTTTCTGTAAGGTCTGGTGCCAGGGTGTCTATGCCTGGAATGATGGATACTATTCTAAATCTGGGATTGAATGATGTTACCGTAGAAAAAATAGCTGCCTTAACCAAAAATCCTAGATTTGCATATGATTCCTATAGAAGATTTATACAAATGTTTTCTGATGTAGTTATGGGAATAGAAAAGAGGAAATTTGAAGATTTAATTGACAAAGCTAAAGGAGAAAAAGAAGTAAAGTATGATATTGAACTGGATGAAAACGATTTAAAAAAATTGGCTTTAGGATTCAAAAAACTTTATGAAAGGGAAATAGGTAAACCGTTTCCCGATAATCCAAAAGAACAGCTTATAGAGTCTATAACAGCTGTATTTAGATCTTGGAATAATCCTAGGGCTATAGTATATAGGAGATTGAATGACATACCAGGAGAATGGGGTACCGCTGTAAACGTTCAAGCTATGGTTTTTGGTAATATGGGCAGCAATTCAGGTACAGGAGTGGCCTTTACGCGAAATCCAGCTACAGGAGAAAATAAAATATTTGGAGAATATCTTATAAATGCTCAAGGAGAAGATGTAGTTGCAGGAATAAGAACCCCAGAACCTATTGCAAAACTTAAGGAAGATTTACCAGAATGTTATGAGGAGTTTATAAATACTGCTCATAGATTAGAAAATCATTATAGAGATATGCAGGATATGGAGTTTACAATCGAGCAGGGTAAACTATATTTTTTACAGACAAGAAATGGTAAAAGGACTGCCCAGTCTGCTTTAAAAATAGCAGTAGATATGGTTAATGAGAGAGCTATTACTAAAGAACAGGCCATTTTAAAAGTAGAACCAAGACAACTGGAGACACTTTTACATCCCGCTTTTGATGCAGAGGATATTAAGAAAGCAAAGGTTATAGCTAAAGGACTTCCAGCATCGCCGGGAGCTGCCTGTGGTAAAGTTTATTTCACTGCAGAGGAAGCAAAAAAACATCATGAAAAAGGAGAAAAAGTAATACTTGTAAGATTAGAAACTTCACCAGAAGACATTGAAGGAATGGTTGCAGCAGAAGGAATACTTACAATAAGAGGTGGTATGACTTCTCATGCAGCAGTAGTTGCTAGAGGGATGGGAACTTGTTGTGTAGCAGGGTGTGGTAGCATAAGTATAGATGAGGAGAAAAAGGTTTTTAAAGTTCAAGGGAAAGAATATATTGAAGGTGATTATATATCTCTTGACGGGAGTACGGGAAATGTATATGGAGGAGCTGTTAAAACTACTTTACCAGCTGTAAGTGGCAATTTTGAAATATTTATGAAATGGGCGGATGGAATTAAAAAATTACAAGTTAGAACTAATGCTGATACTCCTAAAGATGCTAAAGAAGCAATAAAATTTGGTGCTAAGGGTATAGGACTTTGTAGAACTGAGCATATGTTTTTTGAAGTAGATAGAATTCCAGCTGTGAGAGAAATGATAGTAGCATCTACTGTAGAGCAAAGAAAAAGAGCATTAGATAAGTTATTGCCAATGCAAAGGGAAGATTTTATAGGGATATATGAAGCTATGGAAGGAAATCCTGTAACCGTAAGATTTTTGGATCCGCCACTACATGAATTTCTTCCTTCAGAGGAGATGGATATAGAGAATTTATCAAAGGAAATGAATATAGATTTACAGGATCTTAAAGCAACTATTACATCGCTTCATGAGTTTAACCCTATGATGGGTCACAGGGGGTGTCGACTTTCAGTGTCCTATCCTGAAATAGCAGAAATGCAAACAAGAGCTGTTATAGAAGCCGCACTTTATGTTAATAAGACAAAAAAACTTAATATAATTCCTGAAATAATGATACCTCTTGTAGGAGAAATAAAAGAATTGAAATTTGTTAAGGACATTGTAGTTAAAACTGCAGAGGAAATAATTAATAAATCAGGTGAAGAGCTTAAATATCAGGTGGGAACTATGATAGAGATACCAAGAGCAGCACTTACAGCTGATGAAATTGCCAAGGAAGCAGAGTTTTTTTCCTTTGGTACAAATGATTTAACTCAAATGACTTTTGGATTTTCAAGAGATGATGCAGGTAAATTTTTAAGTTATTATTACGATAACAAAATATATGAATTTGATCCTTTTGAAAAATTAGATCAGATCGGTGTAGGAAAACTTATAAAAATGGCAGTGGAACTTGGTAAAAAGACTAGACCGGATATACATCTTGGTATATGTGGAGAACATGGGGGAGATCCATCTTCTGTGGAGTTCTGTCATAATGTAGGGCTAGACTATGTTTCTTGTTCACCTTTTAGAGTACCTTTAGCAAGACTTGCTGCAGCACAGGCACAAGTTAAAAATCCAAGATAG
- a CDS encoding helix-turn-helix transcriptional regulator, whose protein sequence is MLLIRLSPRQKEIIKIVKEKQPITSEQLAGKLSVTRAALRPDLAILTMTGILEARPKVGYIYSQKPSNSIVYDYIRNIKAKDIMSKPVVMEEETKVYDAIIYLFLNDVGTLFIENKGYLVGAVSRKDFLKIAMGGTDMNQVPVGVIMTRMPNIICVEAEDSAYIVAKKIIEHEVDSLPVVEKIMEGNKELYKIIGKISKTNITRLFVKLGDDV, encoded by the coding sequence GTGTTACTCATTAGATTATCACCAAGACAAAAGGAAATAATAAAAATAGTTAAGGAAAAACAACCTATAACTAGTGAACAACTGGCGGGAAAATTAAGTGTTACAAGAGCTGCTTTAAGACCTGACCTTGCAATTCTTACTATGACTGGTATATTGGAGGCAAGGCCTAAAGTGGGATATATATATTCTCAAAAACCATCCAATAGCATAGTATATGATTATATAAGAAATATAAAGGCAAAAGATATAATGTCTAAACCTGTAGTCATGGAGGAAGAAACTAAAGTTTATGATGCAATTATATACTTATTTTTAAATGATGTGGGGACATTATTTATTGAAAATAAAGGTTATCTTGTAGGAGCTGTATCAAGAAAGGATTTTTTGAAAATTGCCATGGGAGGTACTGATATGAATCAAGTACCTGTTGGTGTAATTATGACAAGAATGCCTAATATAATTTGTGTAGAAGCCGAAGATTCAGCATATATAGTAGCTAAAAAGATAATAGAACATGAAGTTGATAGTTTACCGGTGGTAGAGAAAATTATGGAAGGAAACAAAGAGCTTTATAAGATTATTGGTAAAATATCTAAAACAAATATTACAAGACTATTTGTGAAGCTTGGTGACGATGTTTAA
- a CDS encoding DUF4342 domain-containing protein: protein MAEITLEKIDIIRDRTGVSYTEAKEALEATEGNVVDALIYIERNSKTTKEQIYTSKEEFTEWIKETIRKGNVTRIRVKKDEKVLVDIPVNAGVAAGIAIAAALPTLLAVIFLTAVVTRVTVEITKEDGSVEVVNKIIENAVSNVKDKAAEVKDKFSKEDKHSDGNSYQYTVKFEDVDKNKTDDINKEDK from the coding sequence ATGGCAGAAATAACATTAGAGAAAATTGATATTATAAGAGATAGAACTGGAGTATCCTATACTGAAGCGAAGGAAGCATTAGAGGCTACAGAGGGAAATGTAGTAGATGCACTAATATATATAGAAAGAAACTCAAAAACTACAAAGGAACAAATTTATACCTCAAAAGAGGAATTTACTGAATGGATAAAGGAAACCATAAGAAAAGGAAATGTAACAAGAATTAGAGTAAAAAAAGATGAAAAAGTTCTTGTAGATATACCTGTAAATGCAGGTGTAGCAGCAGGAATTGCAATAGCTGCAGCACTTCCAACTTTACTTGCTGTAATATTTTTAACTGCTGTAGTTACCAGAGTAACTGTAGAAATTACAAAGGAAGATGGAAGTGTAGAGGTAGTTAATAAAATTATAGAAAATGCTGTTTCAAATGTTAAAGATAAAGCAGCAGAAGTTAAAGATAAATTTTCTAAAGAAGATAAACATAGTGATGGTAACTCTTATCAATATACTGTAAAGTTTGAAGATGTAGATAAGAATAAGACAGATGATATAAATAAAGAAGATAAATAG
- the recO gene encoding DNA repair protein RecO — MSIFNSRGVVIKSMDIKENDKMLWIFTEKFGKITVMARGTKKSRSRLMPISLIFCFANYILFKGKSMFSINEGEIIDSFQEFLSDLDILTYTSYLCELIDLSMTEGESNRELFREFVTAFYLIKNKVGDIETLIRTFEIKLLTLTGYGLNLDSCVKCRKKLSVSNYLSYQYYGGICNECTKDNGKIISYTAFKVLSYLSRLPLDKVYRVNLNSKIKDEIYKVLSDLILQSYGRKPKSLEILYSLKRSD, encoded by the coding sequence CTGTCTATATTTAATAGCAGAGGCGTAGTTATAAAATCTATGGATATAAAAGAAAATGACAAAATGTTGTGGATATTTACAGAAAAATTTGGTAAAATAACAGTAATGGCAAGAGGGACAAAAAAAAGCAGAAGTAGATTAATGCCCATTTCGTTGATTTTTTGTTTTGCAAATTATATTTTATTTAAAGGGAAAAGTATGTTTAGTATTAATGAAGGTGAAATAATAGATTCTTTTCAAGAATTTTTATCTGACTTAGATATACTTACCTATACTTCATACCTTTGTGAGTTAATTGATTTATCAATGACTGAGGGAGAAAGTAATAGAGAATTGTTCAGGGAATTTGTCACTGCATTTTATCTTATAAAAAATAAAGTAGGAGACATTGAAACCTTAATTAGAACTTTTGAAATTAAGCTTTTAACTTTAACTGGGTATGGTTTGAATTTAGATTCTTGTGTAAAATGTCGAAAAAAGTTGTCAGTTTCTAATTATCTTAGTTACCAATATTATGGTGGCATTTGTAATGAGTGTACAAAGGATAATGGTAAAATTATAAGTTATACTGCTTTTAAAGTATTGAGTTATTTATCTAGATTACCCTTGGATAAGGTTTATAGAGTTAATCTTAACAGCAAAATTAAAGATGAAATCTATAAAGTTTTAAGTGATTTGATTTTACAAAGTTACGGTAGAAAACCAAAAAGTTTAGAAATACTGTATAGTCTAAAGAGGAGTGATTAA